ATGATCGACCCGACCCTGCGCCTCGAGCGGCTCGTCGGCGCCCTCGAGCACCCGCACACCGGGGTGGTGCAGGTCGACGTGGTGCTCGGCCACGGCGCCGACCCCGACCCGGCCGCCACGCTGGTGCCGGCGCTCGCCGAGGCCGCCCGTCCCGTGGTCGTCAGTCTCGTGGGCACCGCGGCAGACCCGCAGGACCTCCTGGCCCAGCGCACCGCCCTGGCCCGGGTCGCCGAGGTGCACCTGTCCAACGCCGGCGCGACGCGACGCGCGATCGGCCTGCTCACCGGAGGAGCGCGATGAGAGCCGTCACCGTCGGCGCCGACCTGCTCGGCGACGCCCTCGAGGCCCAGGCGGTGGGGGTGCAGCGGGTCGACTGGCGCCCGCCGATGCCCGGCACCGAGGACGACCTGGCCACCGTCGTCCTCGACCCGTTGCGCGCCGACGCCGACGCCCGCGCGGTGCAGGCCGTGCTCGACACCACCGCCGTCCTCGTCGACGTGCTGCCGGCCGCCGAGGCGATCGGCCTGGAGCGCGGGCAGTTCCTGCACGCCGGGCCCCCGCTGACCTGGGAGCGGGCCTCCGGTCCGATGCGCGGCGCCCTGATGGGGGCGGCGGCCCTGGAGGGCCTGGTCGACGACCCCGACGACGCCCCGGCCCTCTTCGAGTCCGGGGCCGCGACGTTCGAGCCCTGCCACCACCACGCCGCGGTCGGCCCGATGGCCGGCGTCGTGGCGCCGAGCATGTGGATGTTCGTGCTCGAGGACCCCGTGACCGGTCGCCGCACCCACTGCACCCTCAACGAGGGGCTGGGCAAGGTGCTGCGCTACGGCGCCTACTCCCCCGAGGTGCTCACCCGCCTGCGCTGGATGGGCGACGTGCTCGGCCCGCTGCTGCAGGGCGCGGTGCGGGCGGTGCGCGACGGGCAGGGGCCGGTCGACGTCAGCGGCGTGCTGACCCAGATGCTGCAGATGGGCGACGAGGCCCACAACCGCAACCGCGCCGGCACCCTGATGCTCCTGCGCGACCTGGCCCCTGCCCTGGTGGCCGGCACCGAGCGCGGCAGCAGCGCCGCGGACGTCGCCGAGGTGCTGCGCTTCGTCGGCGGCAACGACCACTTCTTCCTCAACCTCGCCATGCCCGCCTGCAAGCTCGCGCTCGACGCCGCCCGCGGCACCGAGGGCTCGGCGATGGTGGTCGCGATGGCGCGCAACGGCACCGACTTCGGCATCCAGGTCGCCGGCACCGGCGACGAGTGGTTCACCGGGCCCGCGCAGGTCGCCGACGGGCTGTTCCTGGGCGACTACGGCCCCGACGACGCCAACCCCGACATCGGCGACTCCGCCATCACCGAGACCGCCGGCATCGGCGGCTTCGCGATGGCCACCGCGCCCGCCATCGTGCGCCTGGTCGGCGGCACCGTGCCCGACGCCCTGGCCACCACCCGCCGGATGCACGAGATCACCCTGGCCGAGCACCCGCGCTGGGCGGTGCCGGTGCTCGACTTCCAGGGCACCCCGACCGGCATCGACGTGACCCGGGTGTGCCGCACCGGCGTGCTCCCCCAGATCAACACCGGCATGGCGGGCCGGGTCGCCGGCACCGGCCAGGTCGGCGCCGGGCTGGTCACCCCGCCCGCCGAGGTGTTCCCCGCCGCGCTGGCCCGGCTGGCCCGGCTCAGCCGCGAGCGGGCGAGCGGGGCATGAAGAAGGCCGTCGGCAGGTCGACCCGGCCGGAGGCGCGCAGCGCGGTGCCCTCGGCCAGGTAGGCCTGGCGGGCCTCGTCGTCGTGGCTCGGCGGCAACGAGCCGTCGGCGCGCACGACCCGCCACCACGCCACCGCGGCGCCGTGGCCGGCCATCACGTTGCCGACCCGGCGCGGGCCGTAGCGGCCCACGGCCTCGGCGATCGCGCCGTACGTCGTCACCCGGCCCGGCGGCACCTGCTCGACGCACGAGAGCACGTCCTCGACGTACCGGTCGGGGTCCTCGGGGTGCCGCACGACATCGAGCCTACCGTCGGCTCAGCCCAGCGGGAGCGCCGAGAAGGGCTCGGTGCCCGCGGCCAGGCGCAGACCCTTGATGCCCGAGTGCCGGCGGGCGAAGTCGAGCTCGGAGGCCAGGTCGCCGACGCCGTTGCTCAGCGGCAGCGGGGCGATGGCCACCGTCGAGAGCGTGCCGAACGCGGCGCCGTCGGCGTCGAGCAGGCCCGAGCCGGAGTCACCGGGCACGCCCGGGGTGAGGGTGTAGACGTCCCAGCTCCACTCGCCGAAGGCGCCGAGCGAGACGCCGAGCTTGGGCGAGAGCAGGGTGGTGGGGCGCAGGCTGGACTGGCCGTAGCTGTAGACCTGCGAGCCGGCGGGGGCGCCCTCGCTCGACAGCCCGGTCGGGCCGCCGAAGAACGGGACGCTGGGGTTCACCGCACCGAGGAAGCGCTTCTGCACCCGCACCAGCGCGAAGTCGTTGTAGTCACAGGTGTCGGCGTCGGTGGTGCCCAGGCGCTGCATGGTCTCCCACGAGGAGTAGGCCAGCCGACCGCGGCCCACCGTGGTGCCGCCGGAGACCAGGTTGCCGCCCTGCGCGAAGCGGACCTTGGTGCCGGTGGGCAGGCTCGGGGTGTCGCAGCCGCTGGTGTCGGTGGCCTCCCCCAGCCCGGCGCAGTGCGCGGCGTAGCCGACGTAGACCCGCCCGCGCCTGTCGGTGTAGACGAAGTTGGCGGTGCACTGCGCACCGTCGGTGTACATCTGCACGCCCGGGGTGATGGTGGCCTCCGAGGCCGGGGCCCAGTCCTGGAACCGGCGGGCGGTCGCCGCCCCGGCGCTCGCGGGCAGCAGCAGCGGGGCGACCAGGAGCGCCAGCAGGGCGAGGACGACGGAGGTGCGAGCGGTCGCGGGTCGGGTGCGCATGCCCCTCCAACGAGCGATGCCCCCGCTCGGCTACGCGAGCGGGGGCATCGGACGGAGGGCGGTGCCGGATCAGAGCAGCGGCGAGAAGGGCTCGGTGCCCAGGGCCAGCTCGAGGCCGGCGATGCCGGAGTGCTGCTGGGCGAACTCGAGCTCGCGCTGCAGGTCGCCGATGTTGTTCGACAGCGGCAGCGGCGCCAGGCCGAGGGTCGACAGGGTGCCGATCGCCTCGCCGCTCTCGCTCACGAACGCCGAGCCCGAGTCGCCGGGGACACCCGGGGTCACGGTGTAGAGCGGGTGGCTCCAGCCCTCGTCGCCGGCGCTGTCACCGAGGCTGGTGCCGGTCTTGGGCGAGAGCGGC
The Nocardioides marinisabuli genome window above contains:
- a CDS encoding DUF1116 domain-containing protein, encoding MRAVTVGADLLGDALEAQAVGVQRVDWRPPMPGTEDDLATVVLDPLRADADARAVQAVLDTTAVLVDVLPAAEAIGLERGQFLHAGPPLTWERASGPMRGALMGAAALEGLVDDPDDAPALFESGAATFEPCHHHAAVGPMAGVVAPSMWMFVLEDPVTGRRTHCTLNEGLGKVLRYGAYSPEVLTRLRWMGDVLGPLLQGAVRAVRDGQGPVDVSGVLTQMLQMGDEAHNRNRAGTLMLLRDLAPALVAGTERGSSAADVAEVLRFVGGNDHFFLNLAMPACKLALDAARGTEGSAMVVAMARNGTDFGIQVAGTGDEWFTGPAQVADGLFLGDYGPDDANPDIGDSAITETAGIGGFAMATAPAIVRLVGGTVPDALATTRRMHEITLAEHPRWAVPVLDFQGTPTGIDVTRVCRTGVLPQINTGMAGRVAGTGQVGAGLVTPPAEVFPAALARLARLSRERASGA
- a CDS encoding MGMT family protein; translated protein: MRHPEDPDRYVEDVLSCVEQVPPGRVTTYGAIAEAVGRYGPRRVGNVMAGHGAAVAWWRVVRADGSLPPSHDDEARQAYLAEGTALRASGRVDLPTAFFMPRSPARG